Proteins encoded within one genomic window of bacterium:
- a CDS encoding GntR family transcriptional regulator: MATRNSTEPQSKRAYDYLRDMIAKRAWPAGERLSIRWVSQRLGVSVTPVTAAVEQLEREGLLFVAPRSGTTIRPLGHDDIQQIFGLRRMIEIYAARIAVELAPDSAIDEAKACVAALANCIDRNHYRQDKIDDWMASDYRLHEIFVENCGNPLILETYRTYNVHLHIVRNFQVRALSNSDHGQKEHERIVKAFEQRDAEALVDVIDQHLSEACYEILRVVATTGVGI, from the coding sequence ATGGCAACGAGGAATAGCACGGAACCCCAGTCGAAGCGCGCGTACGACTATCTCCGCGACATGATCGCAAAGCGCGCATGGCCAGCCGGAGAGCGGTTGTCAATCCGGTGGGTGAGCCAGCGTCTCGGCGTAAGTGTCACTCCCGTCACGGCGGCGGTGGAGCAGTTGGAACGCGAGGGCCTTCTGTTCGTGGCGCCGCGCTCGGGGACGACGATCAGGCCACTCGGACATGACGACATCCAACAAATCTTCGGCCTTCGGCGGATGATCGAGATCTACGCTGCGCGGATCGCAGTCGAGCTGGCGCCGGACTCAGCGATCGATGAAGCGAAAGCGTGCGTTGCCGCCCTCGCCAATTGCATCGACCGCAACCACTATCGACAGGACAAGATCGACGACTGGATGGCTTCCGACTACAGGCTTCACGAGATATTCGTGGAGAACTGCGGGAATCCGCTCATCCTCGAGACGTATCGGACCTACAACGTCCACCTTCACATCGTCCGGAACTTCCAAGTCCGCGCACTCAGCAACAGCGACCACGGACAGAAGGAGCACGAGCGGATCGTGAAGGCATTTGAGCAGCGGGACGCTGAAGCCCTAGTCGACGTGATCGATCAGCACCTCAGTGAGGCGTGCTACGAGATCCTCCGCGTCGTCGCCACGACCGGAGTCGGA
- a CDS encoding mandelate racemase produces MLKHVSASATRAVEKDFVITDIDIRMCRNHDVDPGTLAHVRQRALDFLVVTITTQGGLQGHSFGFSARGAEAGGHVAAASIKPFFIGKDALARERHWHDFRSHDRWWNLVPTYAYSPFDICLWDIAAQAAGLPLYRLLGEYRRRVPVYGSSFVLPSVDAYAAQAAEVKSKGWHAYKIHPPGDPARDLEIYRACRDAVGPEFALMADPVAAYTYPQALRIGRELERLGYLWLEEPVFDVDAHSQRKLAAALDIPICGTEVLAGNHYAIANYIANDVVDIVRSDVSWKGGVTPVLKTAHLAESFGMQCEIHTSIYHAMEIVNLHCCSAIANCTYFELLVPTTGLDCGLKAGLVIDSEGFAHPPSTPGLGIEFDWDAIDRMTVGVL; encoded by the coding sequence GTGCTTAAACATGTCAGCGCTTCCGCTACGCGCGCGGTCGAGAAGGACTTCGTCATCACGGACATCGACATCAGGATGTGCCGTAACCACGACGTCGACCCGGGCACGCTCGCGCATGTGAGGCAGCGCGCCCTGGATTTTCTCGTCGTCACCATCACCACGCAGGGTGGGCTCCAAGGCCACTCATTCGGCTTCAGCGCACGCGGCGCTGAAGCCGGCGGGCATGTCGCAGCGGCGTCAATCAAGCCTTTCTTCATCGGGAAGGACGCGTTGGCACGCGAGCGCCACTGGCACGACTTCCGGTCGCACGACCGTTGGTGGAACCTCGTCCCGACCTATGCATATAGCCCTTTTGACATCTGTCTTTGGGACATTGCGGCCCAAGCAGCAGGGCTACCTCTGTATCGGCTCTTGGGCGAGTATCGGAGGCGCGTGCCTGTCTACGGCAGTTCCTTCGTCCTACCGTCCGTCGACGCGTACGCCGCGCAGGCCGCAGAGGTCAAGAGCAAGGGATGGCACGCGTACAAGATCCACCCGCCCGGCGACCCGGCACGTGACCTCGAGATCTACCGCGCCTGCCGTGATGCGGTCGGTCCGGAATTCGCCCTGATGGCCGATCCGGTCGCAGCGTACACGTACCCCCAGGCCCTGCGGATCGGACGCGAGCTCGAACGCCTTGGATACCTGTGGCTTGAAGAGCCGGTCTTCGATGTGGACGCCCATTCGCAGCGCAAGCTCGCGGCCGCGCTGGACATTCCAATCTGCGGCACCGAGGTATTGGCGGGGAATCACTATGCGATCGCGAACTACATCGCGAACGACGTCGTCGACATCGTGAGATCGGATGTCTCTTGGAAGGGTGGAGTCACCCCGGTTCTGAAGACAGCGCACCTCGCTGAATCATTCGGGATGCAGTGCGAGATCCACACGAGCATCTACCACGCTATGGAGATCGTCAACCTCCATTGCTGCAGCGCAATCGCGAACTGCACCTACTTTGAGCTGCTGGTCCCCACCACCGGACTCGACTGCGGGCTAAAGGCCGGCCTCGTGATCGATTCCGAGGGCTTCGCCCACCCACCGTCCACACCCGGGCTGGGCATCGAGTTCGATTGGGACGCGATCGACCGCATGACGGTTGGGGTCCTGTAG
- a CDS encoding ABC transporter permease, with product MRTLFSGLRREALSFQNAGVYYALLLIVAIFTVLTSAKGGLNYISGVNAANILDQMAIVGLLAVVTTIVLISGNFDLSVGSVAALSGAVGLALLDRYGVYIALAAALTVGLLVGLLNGVLVQVVRVNAFIVTLGTLTAVRGLLLLLTNARTVSANSLALTNVENVYQRTPNLLPLIGIVLLGIGLVTVFRNRSELRPAALRASVWLLIGAALVVYGIFNPYTLVLDREVYFMFAVTIAAWLVLRFTIVGRRLYAVGGNSEAARLSGIRVNLYRIGALVLSGVAAAFAGTMYAARIGAVTPDAMTGMELTVLAAAILGGTSLFGGFGSVIKSIVGTAILFTLANGFNVMNLGSNYQGLIQGAVIITAATIYTASGRAASHVRRGTARPTSVAASPSSGLEAPPSSNQGVQQARRA from the coding sequence ATGAGAACGCTCTTCAGCGGGCTCAGGCGCGAGGCGCTGTCCTTTCAGAATGCGGGCGTCTACTACGCCCTCCTCCTGATCGTCGCCATCTTCACCGTCCTCACTTCAGCGAAGGGGGGCCTCAACTACATCAGCGGCGTCAACGCGGCGAACATCCTCGACCAGATGGCGATCGTCGGCCTCCTCGCGGTCGTTACGACGATCGTCCTTATAAGCGGCAACTTCGACCTGTCGGTGGGCTCAGTGGCGGCGCTGTCGGGTGCCGTGGGGCTAGCGCTTCTTGACCGCTACGGGGTATACATCGCCCTGGCCGCGGCCTTAACCGTGGGGCTGCTGGTCGGGCTCCTCAACGGGGTTTTGGTGCAGGTTGTCCGAGTCAACGCGTTCATTGTCACCCTCGGCACCCTCACCGCGGTGCGCGGACTCTTGTTGCTGCTCACGAATGCGCGAACCGTCTCTGCGAACAGCCTAGCCCTGACCAATGTCGAGAATGTCTATCAACGAACGCCCAACCTGCTTCCGTTGATCGGAATCGTCCTGCTTGGCATCGGCCTGGTGACGGTGTTCCGCAACAGGAGTGAGCTCAGGCCGGCGGCCCTGCGTGCCAGCGTGTGGCTGCTCATCGGCGCGGCGCTCGTGGTCTACGGCATCTTCAACCCATACACGCTTGTGCTCGATCGCGAGGTGTACTTCATGTTCGCGGTGACGATCGCGGCGTGGCTCGTGCTCCGCTTCACGATCGTTGGGCGCCGGCTGTATGCGGTTGGCGGGAATTCCGAGGCGGCGCGGTTGTCGGGCATCCGCGTCAACCTCTATCGAATCGGCGCCCTCGTCCTCAGCGGAGTCGCGGCTGCGTTCGCCGGAACGATGTACGCCGCCCGGATCGGGGCTGTGACGCCCGACGCGATGACGGGCATGGAACTGACCGTGCTCGCCGCAGCGATTCTCGGCGGGACCAGTCTGTTCGGTGGTTTCGGAAGCGTCATCAAGTCGATCGTGGGGACGGCGATTCTTTTTACGCTCGCCAACGGCTTCAACGTGATGAACCTCGGCAGCAACTACCAAGGGCTAATCCAGGGTGCCGTCATCATCACTGCCGCAACGATCTACACCGCCTCTGGCCGAGCTGCTTCGCACGTTCGCCGCGGGACCGCCCGACCCACGTCGGTGGCCGCCAGCCCGTCTTCGGGGCTCGAGGCGCCGCCGTCCAGCAACCAAGGCGTGCAGCAGGCGCGACGTGCTTAA
- a CDS encoding sugar ABC transporter ATP-binding protein, giving the protein MSAASPLLRLIDVEKVYPNGTVALRGVDLTLDAGEIHGLVGANGAGKSTLIKILTGAIPPTAGEILWKGRQCSWTGPADAKASGIAAIYQHIPLVPTLSVLENVYLSRAGWRYDRRSRLRDFNALLDRIRYEIDPDALVQNLPIGLRQMTALLQALARGADLIIMDEPTASLSHEERQVVFRVVGHLSRAESTAFLYISHYLDEVLRLTSTVTVLRDGAAVATGPTASFAEQTLIRAIAGRALAEEIAGSIRPTAPHPIPRLTVSGLSSPGRLVDVSMSVAAGEIVGVAGLLGSGRSELLHAIFGDDRRRSGAVTVDGRPVEANPTVGVRAGIALVPEDRIRQGLIPEWEIWRNVTLPSLGTFSAGAWVLDTRRERQRAIDAIRELRIVAHSVEDPVSSLSGGNAQKVAFAKWTSGREKVLLLDEPTVGVDVGAKADILALIRRLADEGQAVVMVSSEFEELLAVCDRVLVLREGRCIREYRACDVTKEELLAAASGIDLEDGSAA; this is encoded by the coding sequence ATGAGCGCAGCGTCACCGTTGCTTCGACTTATCGATGTCGAAAAGGTCTATCCGAATGGCACGGTGGCGCTGCGTGGCGTCGATCTGACGCTCGACGCCGGCGAGATTCACGGGCTCGTCGGAGCCAACGGAGCCGGTAAGTCGACCTTGATCAAGATTCTCACCGGCGCCATACCACCAACCGCCGGCGAGATCCTCTGGAAAGGCCGGCAGTGCTCCTGGACCGGTCCTGCCGACGCCAAAGCGTCGGGCATCGCCGCCATCTACCAGCACATCCCGCTCGTCCCAACGCTCTCCGTGCTCGAGAATGTCTACCTTTCGAGGGCCGGCTGGCGGTATGACCGCCGCTCGCGGCTCCGCGACTTCAATGCCCTGCTCGACCGGATCCGCTACGAGATCGATCCTGACGCGCTCGTCCAGAATCTGCCGATCGGATTACGGCAGATGACGGCCCTCCTCCAAGCCCTGGCCCGTGGAGCGGACCTGATCATCATGGACGAGCCGACCGCGTCCCTCTCGCACGAGGAGCGGCAGGTCGTGTTCCGGGTTGTCGGCCACCTGAGCCGGGCCGAATCAACCGCGTTTCTCTACATCAGCCACTACCTCGATGAGGTCTTGCGGCTGACCAGCACGGTGACCGTCCTGCGCGATGGTGCCGCCGTGGCAACCGGCCCGACAGCGTCCTTCGCTGAGCAGACACTCATCAGAGCCATCGCCGGTCGAGCTCTCGCCGAGGAAATCGCCGGCTCGATACGGCCGACCGCACCCCACCCGATCCCCAGGCTGACCGTCAGCGGCCTGTCGAGCCCCGGACGGCTTGTCGATGTCTCGATGTCAGTGGCTGCAGGCGAAATCGTTGGTGTCGCCGGCCTCTTGGGGTCGGGGCGCTCCGAGCTGCTGCACGCGATCTTCGGCGACGACCGCCGGCGCTCGGGAGCCGTGACGGTGGACGGACGGCCAGTCGAGGCCAACCCCACCGTGGGAGTCCGCGCCGGAATCGCGCTGGTCCCCGAAGATCGAATCAGGCAGGGCCTCATTCCCGAGTGGGAAATCTGGCGGAACGTCACGCTCCCATCACTTGGAACCTTTTCGGCCGGTGCGTGGGTACTCGACACGCGGCGCGAGCGGCAGCGGGCTATCGACGCAATCCGCGAACTCCGCATCGTCGCGCACTCGGTGGAAGATCCGGTCTCAAGTCTGAGTGGTGGCAATGCCCAGAAGGTCGCGTTCGCCAAGTGGACGTCAGGCCGCGAGAAGGTCTTGCTGCTCGACGAGCCGACGGTCGGCGTTGACGTCGGGGCGAAAGCTGACATCCTCGCCCTGATACGCCGCCTCGCGGATGAGGGCCAGGCGGTCGTCATGGTCTCCTCTGAATTCGAGGAGCTACTCGCCGTGTGTGACCGCGTGCTCGTACTTCGCGAGGGGAGGTGCATCCGGGAGTACCGCGCATGCGACGTCACCAAGGAGGAGCTGCTCGCGGCCGCCAGCGGTATCGACCTTGAGGATGGCAGCGCCGCATGA
- a CDS encoding sugar ABC transporter substrate-binding protein produces MTRFGSLSALAAVAVGLVSLVACGGGGASGSGSNKTFTIGEINAGLQYPYAAAIGTGIKNKAQALGVKVIELDSKGKVETEASNVQDLIAQKVDLIILQPNDGAAAQREVAQIRAAGIPVMAVHTQVGTSDDPANVYSGLFAYVTQGEVQVGATAGALALQALPSGGQIAIVEGSGCCFVAVHQRSQGFLDAIHKGSASFTVVATQPGAWTPEGGRSACQNMLTAHPTIQLVYAMSQDMAAGCGQALSGLASKPKVVGVGIDQPTANLIKDGTIYGTVCQRPVTLGELAMSTAYDQLTGQTHYDRKYISLPTPAITQANLSDCPVQF; encoded by the coding sequence ATGACTAGGTTCGGGTCGCTCTCGGCGCTCGCCGCGGTCGCGGTGGGGCTCGTGAGTCTCGTGGCGTGCGGAGGGGGAGGCGCCTCCGGGTCCGGAAGCAACAAGACATTCACAATCGGGGAGATCAACGCTGGCCTGCAGTACCCGTACGCGGCGGCGATCGGAACCGGCATCAAGAACAAGGCGCAGGCGCTCGGCGTCAAGGTGATCGAGCTCGACTCCAAGGGGAAGGTCGAGACAGAGGCGAGCAACGTCCAGGATCTCATCGCCCAGAAGGTCGATCTGATCATCCTCCAGCCCAATGACGGAGCCGCGGCGCAGCGCGAAGTCGCCCAGATCCGTGCCGCCGGGATTCCGGTCATGGCCGTGCACACGCAGGTTGGGACGTCCGACGATCCCGCGAATGTGTACTCGGGTCTCTTCGCCTACGTGACGCAGGGCGAGGTGCAGGTCGGTGCAACCGCCGGCGCGCTGGCGCTCCAGGCGCTGCCCTCCGGAGGCCAAATCGCCATCGTCGAGGGCTCCGGGTGTTGCTTTGTCGCTGTACACCAGCGGAGCCAAGGCTTCCTCGACGCGATTCATAAAGGCTCGGCGAGCTTCACCGTCGTGGCCACGCAACCTGGCGCCTGGACGCCTGAAGGCGGCCGGTCCGCCTGTCAGAACATGCTGACCGCCCACCCCACGATTCAGCTCGTGTACGCAATGTCGCAGGACATGGCCGCGGGATGCGGGCAGGCGCTGTCCGGTCTCGCCTCGAAGCCGAAGGTGGTCGGAGTTGGGATCGACCAGCCAACTGCCAACCTGATCAAGGACGGGACAATCTACGGGACGGTGTGCCAGCGGCCGGTCACTCTTGGGGAACTCGCAATGTCGACGGCCTACGACCAGCTGACCGGGCAGACCCACTACGATCGCAAGTACATCTCTCTTCCGACTCCGGCGATCACCCAAGCGAATCTGTCGGACTGTCCGGTTCAATTCTAG
- a CDS encoding L-rhamnose mutarotase, with amino-acid sequence MLPSDVSVCQHRCGVRSFGLTLGLRPGAADAYRAYHAAPWPEVVAHMGRIGIRRMAIFLTGEDRLLMYLETDDGFEAPNDFARLSEDARTREWGDLMAALQRPAPEADGEAGWLRIEKVFDFDREQGKPLTAR; translated from the coding sequence ATGCTGCCATCTGATGTGTCAGTTTGTCAACATCGCTGCGGCGTGCGATCGTTCGGACTGACTTTGGGGCTCCGCCCTGGGGCCGCCGACGCCTATCGCGCGTACCACGCGGCGCCTTGGCCGGAGGTTGTCGCGCATATGGGTCGCATCGGCATCCGGCGGATGGCTATCTTCCTCACCGGGGAGGACCGGCTCCTCATGTACCTGGAGACTGACGACGGGTTCGAAGCCCCCAACGATTTCGCTCGCCTGTCTGAGGACGCGCGCACGCGCGAGTGGGGGGACTTGATGGCAGCGCTGCAGCGCCCGGCTCCCGAAGCTGATGGCGAGGCAGGGTGGCTAAGAATAGAGAAGGTCTTTGACTTCGACCGCGAGCAAGGAAAGCCCTTGACGGCCCGATGA